A genomic segment from Pseudosulfitobacter sp. DSM 107133 encodes:
- the trmD gene encoding tRNA (guanosine(37)-N1)-methyltransferase TrmD translates to MKSHGRKSIRATLKPSSLMDETPDLAGVWQARIVTLFPAAFPGVLGESLTGRALKDGLWQLHTHDLRDHGLTKHRNVDDTPAGGGAGMVLRADVVGPAIAEAQSHARGRWPILYMSPRGRRFDQAMARDLARCDGVTLLCGRFEGVDERVLEAFGITEVSLGDFVMTGGELAAQAMIDATVRLLPGVLGNAESAVDESHSAGLLEHPQYTKPAEWQGRTIPEVLMSGNHARIAQWRREMSEKLTRERRPDLWARHTEQD, encoded by the coding sequence ATGAAATCACATGGCCGCAAGAGCATTCGGGCAACGCTGAAACCGTCATCGCTGATGGACGAAACGCCTGATCTGGCCGGCGTCTGGCAGGCGCGGATTGTCACGCTCTTCCCCGCAGCCTTTCCCGGTGTGCTGGGCGAAAGCCTGACGGGGCGCGCGTTAAAGGACGGGCTGTGGCAGCTGCACACCCATGACCTGCGCGACCACGGGCTGACCAAACACCGCAATGTCGATGACACCCCTGCGGGTGGAGGGGCCGGCATGGTGCTGCGCGCTGACGTCGTTGGCCCCGCCATTGCCGAGGCGCAAAGCCACGCGCGCGGGCGCTGGCCGATCCTGTACATGTCGCCGCGCGGCCGGCGGTTCGATCAGGCCATGGCCCGCGATCTGGCGCGCTGTGACGGCGTGACCCTGCTGTGCGGACGGTTCGAGGGCGTGGACGAACGGGTGCTCGAAGCCTTTGGCATCACCGAAGTGTCGCTGGGCGATTTCGTGATGACGGGGGGCGAACTGGCCGCTCAGGCGATGATTGATGCAACCGTGCGCCTGTTGCCCGGCGTGCTGGGCAATGCGGAAAGTGCGGTGGACGAAAGCCACTCGGCAGGGCTGCTGGAGCATCCGCAATACACCAAACCCGCCGAATGGCAGGGCCGTACAATTCCCGAAGTGCTGATGTCGGGCAACCACGCCAGAATTGCACAATGGCGGCGCGAGATGTCTGAAAAGCTGACGCGGGAACGGCGGCCTGACCTTTGGGCCAGGCACACCGAACAGGATTAG
- a CDS encoding PepSY domain-containing protein — protein sequence MVSIDPTAAPARSSDTHAFYRAAWRWHFYAGLYVIPFFAILALTGMTMLWIAFLGGRDGERIPVVPQDAPLAVSVQADAALAAVHDSVLVQYVAPRAPDRAAVFRVDVDNTAMMVAVDPYTADVIQTWPRRSGWYDLADNIHSDLLLGVTGDRMLEIAASLGMVLIATGLYMWWPRDGGWRRALVPSFRGGRAAWKSLHGSIGIWISVVLVFFLLSGLSWAGIWGGKMVQAWSQFPAEKWDNVPLSDKTHGSMNHGPKEVPWALEQTPMPASGSAAGTPAAQASPDIDSIDALARQIGFDGRYQMNLPSGANGVWTLARDSMNNDSVSPTADRTTHVDRFTGNILADVRYEDYSLAGKAMAVGIALHMGTLGIWSVLANTLFCLCVLTLCLTSVVMWWKRRAGNGLRLAAPPLPRDMPLWQGAVLVGLAVSLAFPMAGLTLIAVLALDALVIRRIAPLKRFLS from the coding sequence ATGGTCTCTATCGACCCGACTGCCGCGCCTGCGCGGTCATCCGACACCCATGCCTTCTACCGCGCCGCATGGCGGTGGCATTTCTATGCGGGGCTTTATGTCATCCCGTTTTTCGCAATCCTTGCCTTGACCGGCATGACAATGCTGTGGATCGCCTTTTTGGGCGGTCGTGACGGCGAACGCATTCCCGTGGTGCCGCAAGACGCGCCGCTGGCCGTCAGTGTGCAGGCCGATGCGGCCCTTGCCGCCGTCCATGACAGCGTGCTGGTGCAATATGTTGCGCCACGCGCGCCGGACCGTGCGGCCGTGTTCCGCGTCGACGTGGACAATACCGCGATGATGGTCGCGGTCGATCCCTATACCGCCGACGTGATCCAGACATGGCCGCGCCGGTCGGGGTGGTATGATCTGGCCGACAATATCCATTCCGATCTGTTGCTGGGCGTGACCGGCGACCGGATGCTGGAAATCGCCGCCTCGCTGGGCATGGTTCTGATCGCCACCGGCCTGTACATGTGGTGGCCGCGCGACGGCGGGTGGCGGCGGGCGCTGGTGCCGTCGTTCAGGGGCGGGCGCGCTGCGTGGAAATCACTGCACGGCTCGATCGGTATCTGGATTTCGGTGGTGCTGGTGTTTTTCCTGCTGTCGGGCCTGTCATGGGCCGGCATCTGGGGCGGCAAGATGGTGCAGGCCTGGAGCCAGTTTCCCGCCGAGAAATGGGACAACGTACCCCTCTCCGACAAAACCCACGGCAGCATGAACCACGGCCCTAAAGAGGTGCCATGGGCGCTGGAACAAACGCCGATGCCGGCCTCGGGCAGTGCCGCAGGTACACCGGCGGCGCAGGCGTCGCCGGACATCGACAGCATCGACGCTTTGGCCCGTCAGATCGGGTTCGACGGTCGCTACCAGATGAACCTGCCGAGTGGTGCGAACGGTGTCTGGACGCTGGCCCGCGATTCCATGAACAACGACAGCGTCAGCCCGACCGCCGACCGCACCACCCATGTCGACCGGTTCACCGGCAACATCCTCGCCGATGTGCGTTATGAGGACTATTCGCTGGCGGGCAAGGCGATGGCGGTGGGCATTGCCCTGCACATGGGCACGCTGGGCATCTGGAGCGTTCTGGCCAACACCTTGTTCTGCCTGTGCGTGCTGACGCTGTGCCTGACCAGCGTCGTCATGTGGTGGAAACGCCGCGCGGGAAATGGCCTGCGTCTGGCCGCACCACCGCTGCCGCGCGACATGCCGCTGTGGCAGGGCGCTGTTCTGGTGGGGCTGGCGGTGTCGCTGGCCTTTCCGATGGCTGGGCTGACATTGATCGCGGTTCTGGCCCTTGATGCACTGGTGATCCGCCGCATTGCACCGCTGAAGCGTTTCCTGTCTTAG
- the rplS gene encoding 50S ribosomal protein L19: protein MNLIAQIEAEQIAALGKTIPDFKAGDTIRVGYKVTEGTRTRVQNYEGVCIARNNGNGIAGSFTVRKISFGEGVERVFPLFSTNIEDITVVRRGRVRRAKLYYLRARRGKSARIAEVTNYKPKSGASA, encoded by the coding sequence ATGAACCTGATCGCACAGATCGAAGCGGAGCAGATTGCTGCGCTGGGGAAAACCATCCCCGATTTCAAAGCGGGTGACACCATCCGCGTCGGTTACAAGGTGACCGAAGGCACACGCACCCGTGTGCAGAACTACGAAGGCGTCTGCATCGCGCGCAACAACGGCAACGGCATCGCCGGTTCGTTCACCGTGCGCAAGATTTCCTTTGGTGAGGGCGTGGAACGTGTGTTCCCCCTGTTCTCGACAAACATCGAAGACATCACTGTCGTGCGTCGTGGCCGTGTCCGTCGCGCCAAGCTGTACTACCTGCGGGCCCGTCGTGGTAAATCCGCGCGTATCGCAGAAGTCACCAACTACAAGCCCAAGTCGGGCGCCAGCGCGTAA
- the rpmE gene encoding 50S ribosomal protein L31 yields the protein MKADTHPDYHMIDVKMTDGTVVKMKSTWGKEGDQLSLDIDPSVHPAWTGGNSRLMDTGGRVSKFKNKYAGLGF from the coding sequence ATGAAAGCCGATACACATCCCGACTATCACATGATCGACGTCAAAATGACGGACGGCACCGTGGTGAAAATGAAATCGACATGGGGCAAGGAAGGCGACCAGCTGTCGCTGGACATCGACCCCTCCGTGCACCCCGCGTGGACCGGCGGCAACAGCCGTCTGATGGATACCGGCGGCCGCGTGTCGAAGTTCAAGAACAAATACGCCGGTCTGGGCTTCTAA